In one window of Gudongella oleilytica DNA:
- a CDS encoding ABC transporter ATP-binding protein, with protein MLSIKDLYVSYGGIKALRGINIDIEDNKIVTLIGANGAGKSSTLRAIMNLVKKESGTVTYNGEDFTNLRTMDIVKKGIVLSPEGRRVFANLTVEENLILGAYTVNDKAAIDKEMKKVYELFPRLKERSWQKSGTLSGGEQQMLAVGRALMVKPKVLMLDEPSLGLAPLLVKDIFEIIKELHRQGNTILLVEQNAKKALEIADYAYVLETGQLTLQGEGKELLNDEKVKAAYLGEAK; from the coding sequence ATGCTTTCCATTAAGGATCTTTACGTAAGCTACGGGGGTATTAAGGCTCTCAGAGGAATAAATATAGATATTGAAGATAACAAGATAGTGACTCTTATAGGTGCCAATGGGGCCGGAAAGTCATCTACACTCAGGGCTATAATGAATCTGGTAAAGAAGGAATCAGGGACAGTCACTTACAATGGTGAGGACTTCACGAATCTCAGGACCATGGATATCGTTAAGAAGGGTATAGTTCTTTCGCCTGAGGGAAGAAGGGTATTCGCAAACCTTACAGTTGAAGAGAACCTCATACTCGGGGCATATACGGTGAACGACAAGGCAGCCATAGACAAAGAGATGAAAAAGGTGTATGAGCTTTTTCCAAGGCTCAAAGAGAGAAGCTGGCAGAAATCAGGCACATTGTCCGGTGGCGAGCAGCAGATGCTTGCCGTAGGCAGGGCGCTTATGGTAAAGCCTAAGGTCCTGATGCTTGATGAGCCTTCCCTTGGGCTGGCACCGCTGTTGGTAAAGGACATTTTTGAGATAATAAAGGAGCTCCACAGACAGGGCAACACAATTCTGCTTGTAGAACAGAACGCTAAGAAAGCCCTTGAGATTGCGGATTATGCCTATGTTCTCGAAACAGGTCAGCTGACACTGCAGGGTGAAGGCAAAGAGCTGTTGAATGACGAAAAGGTAAAGGCAGCATATCTGGGAGAGGCGAAGTAA
- a CDS encoding competence protein ComK, giving the protein MEWIEQDILAILPTYRGDKGNCTLILVEDGQQIIERTVKTVIKKICKHNHIDLKAANETYGGLLNLKTNIPLVISPERIFIQLKAREPVGKDDGAMGYFKLGGIDEVIEREGGAIIRFKNKTEIDCLCSADNARNQISKGKLAKELYGTVRTQSVQESLEYYHSKDGPAMKSDIARLYMKLDDLLLKLG; this is encoded by the coding sequence ATGGAATGGATCGAACAGGATATTCTGGCCATTCTTCCAACCTACAGGGGTGACAAGGGCAATTGCACGCTCATTCTGGTGGAGGATGGTCAGCAAATCATTGAAAGAACTGTAAAAACCGTGATAAAGAAAATCTGTAAGCATAACCACATAGACCTTAAAGCAGCCAATGAAACCTATGGAGGCCTGCTGAACCTTAAGACCAATATCCCTTTGGTCATCTCGCCAGAGAGGATATTTATACAGCTTAAGGCAAGGGAGCCTGTGGGAAAGGACGATGGAGCTATGGGATATTTCAAGCTGGGAGGTATAGATGAGGTAATAGAAAGAGAAGGAGGAGCGATAATTCGGTTCAAAAACAAAACCGAGATAGACTGTCTCTGTTCAGCTGACAATGCGAGAAATCAGATTTCCAAGGGAAAGCTGGCCAAAGAGCTCTACGGAACCGTAAGGACACAATCAGTCCAGGAAAGCCTTGAATACTACCACAGCAAGGACGGGCCTGCTATGAAATCTGACATAGCGAGACTCTACATGAAGCTTGATGACCTGCTTCTAAAGCTTGGATAA
- a CDS encoding branched-chain amino acid ABC transporter permease: protein MSIQEFMQHLVNGTSLGSLYALIAIGYTMVYGILRLINFAHGDIFMLGAYITYYGIAYTPIPWWLVFILSAVITGVFGMVLEKLAYKPLRSAPRITIMISAIGASFLLQNLGVLVFGGRPKAFPIPDVLSKTLVVGGVSVAIVSVVIPIITILLLMGLTFIIQKTKTGMAMRALSKDYEAASLMGIDINRVISFTFFIGSFLAAVGGILWGTKYPQLMPLMGVMPGLKCFIAAVIGGIGNITGAVIGGFILGLGEIMLIAFLPTLTGYRDAFSFILLIVILLVKPTGLMGEKMTEKV from the coding sequence ATGAGCATACAGGAATTCATGCAGCACCTGGTCAACGGCACCTCCCTCGGCAGCCTATATGCCCTTATTGCCATCGGCTATACCATGGTCTACGGTATACTCCGTCTGATCAACTTCGCCCATGGTGATATTTTTATGCTGGGAGCATATATCACCTATTATGGAATAGCATATACACCGATTCCATGGTGGCTTGTATTTATTCTATCGGCTGTAATTACGGGAGTGTTCGGTATGGTGCTTGAGAAGCTGGCTTACAAGCCGCTCAGAAGCGCACCCAGGATCACCATAATGATCTCTGCCATCGGTGCGTCGTTTTTACTGCAAAACCTTGGAGTACTTGTATTTGGAGGAAGACCAAAGGCATTTCCCATTCCCGACGTCTTGAGCAAGACCCTTGTAGTCGGTGGTGTATCTGTTGCAATCGTTTCCGTAGTCATACCAATTATCACTATTCTTCTTCTGATGGGACTTACCTTCATCATTCAAAAGACAAAAACAGGAATGGCAATGAGAGCCCTGTCAAAGGACTACGAGGCTGCCAGCCTGATGGGGATAGATATAAACAGAGTAATCTCATTCACTTTCTTTATAGGCTCCTTCCTTGCAGCTGTCGGCGGGATCCTTTGGGGAACAAAATATCCACAGCTGATGCCTTTAATGGGAGTAATGCCGGGGCTTAAGTGCTTTATAGCTGCTGTAATAGGAGGTATAGGCAACATCACAGGTGCAGTAATCGGCGGCTTTATTCTGGGCCTTGGCGAGATAATGCTTATAGCCTTCCTGCCCACCTTGACTGGCTACAGGGATGCATTTTCATTTATTCTTTTGATAGTCATACTTCTCGTCAAGCCTACAGGGCTCATGGGTGAGAAGATGACGGAGAAGGTGTAG
- a CDS encoding branched-chain amino acid ABC transporter permease gives MKKILDRNQTKQLILTAIALVGLVVLNLTLDSYKIRVVNLCLIYIILGLSMNLINGFTGLFSLGHAGFMAIGAYTVALLTIPPEMKEMNFYMKPILPALLNLNMPFIFALLMGGIMAAIFGFLIGAPVLKLTDDYLAIATLGFSEIIRVVIINMQTITNGALGLKGIPQHTNDAIAGLFGVAPKTNLLWAGVAAILTIFVMIRLMEGSYGKAFKAIREDEVAARSMGINLFRHKVMSFTIGSFMAGVGGGLLAVSLGTIDPTLFKFALTFNILLIVVLGGMGNIKGTVISAIVVTIAMEGLRFLDAAINLGFMTTPALPGLRMVVFSLILMIVIIFKKDNIFLTTYMKVRARYAKNQ, from the coding sequence ATGAAAAAAATACTCGATAGAAACCAAACAAAGCAACTGATTCTGACAGCAATTGCCCTCGTTGGCTTGGTAGTACTTAACCTTACCCTGGACAGCTACAAGATAAGGGTTGTAAATCTATGTCTTATCTACATTATTTTGGGACTTAGCATGAACCTTATAAACGGCTTCACTGGATTGTTCTCACTTGGACATGCAGGCTTTATGGCAATAGGGGCATACACTGTGGCACTTCTTACCATACCACCTGAGATGAAGGAAATGAATTTCTACATGAAGCCCATCCTTCCAGCTCTATTGAACCTTAATATGCCGTTTATCTTTGCGCTTCTTATGGGAGGGATAATGGCGGCAATATTCGGATTCCTTATTGGAGCTCCGGTACTAAAGCTTACTGACGATTACCTTGCAATTGCAACTCTGGGTTTTTCAGAGATAATCAGAGTCGTGATAATTAACATGCAGACTATCACCAATGGAGCATTGGGGCTGAAGGGGATCCCTCAGCATACCAATGATGCTATTGCTGGTCTGTTCGGGGTGGCACCAAAGACCAATCTTCTCTGGGCTGGAGTGGCAGCCATTCTGACCATATTTGTCATGATACGTCTTATGGAGGGAAGCTACGGAAAGGCCTTCAAGGCAATCAGAGAGGACGAGGTCGCAGCAAGGTCAATGGGGATAAACCTTTTCAGGCATAAGGTAATGAGCTTTACAATAGGCTCATTTATGGCTGGAGTTGGTGGCGGACTTCTGGCGGTTTCCCTTGGAACAATAGACCCGACCCTGTTCAAATTTGCACTTACCTTTAACATCCTTCTAATAGTAGTTCTTGGGGGTATGGGAAATATCAAGGGCACGGTCATATCTGCAATAGTAGTTACAATCGCAATGGAGGGCTTGAGATTCCTGGATGCGGCAATAAACCTGGGCTTTATGACAACCCCTGCACTCCCGGGACTTAGAATGGTAGTATTCTCATTGATCCTTATGATTGTCATCATCTTCAAGAAGGACAACATATTCCTTACGACATATATGAAAGTGAGGGCTCGATATGCTAAGAATCAATAA
- the proB gene encoding glutamate 5-kinase: MEATIARDAKKIVIKIGSSTLTSPDGSIDKGFLDSFASQVKELMDQGRKVILVSSGAGAAGANTIGKWSRKGDLHYKQALCAIGQVELMDSYRRTFDQYGIHIAQILLTKEDFDSSQRTMNIRNTLFTLMDEGVIPIVNENDTVSTDEIKIGDNDILAANTAVVWGADLLVLLSRIEGIYDSNPSTHGDAHIIPMIEDIDSLEEKLSLADPESTKAGGIKTKLKAAKLANKYGIPMIVVNGKIENVIKRIAEGDIEGTLFAPHSK, encoded by the coding sequence ATGGAGGCTACTATTGCAAGGGATGCAAAGAAAATAGTAATAAAAATCGGAAGCAGCACGCTGACAAGCCCGGACGGCAGTATCGACAAGGGCTTTCTGGACAGCTTTGCCTCTCAGGTGAAGGAGCTTATGGATCAGGGCAGGAAGGTCATACTTGTTTCCTCAGGTGCAGGCGCGGCCGGTGCAAACACAATAGGGAAGTGGTCCAGAAAGGGAGACCTCCATTACAAGCAGGCATTGTGCGCTATCGGCCAGGTGGAGCTTATGGACTCCTACAGAAGGACCTTTGATCAGTATGGTATCCATATAGCCCAGATACTCCTTACCAAGGAGGATTTTGACTCCAGTCAGAGAACTATGAATATACGAAACACCCTTTTTACCCTTATGGACGAAGGCGTCATCCCAATTGTCAACGAAAACGACACAGTCAGCACCGACGAGATCAAAATTGGAGACAACGACATTCTTGCTGCAAATACCGCTGTTGTTTGGGGAGCAGACCTCCTTGTACTTCTAAGCCGGATAGAGGGGATCTACGACAGCAATCCAAGCACACATGGCGACGCCCATATAATACCGATGATCGAGGATATAGATTCTCTTGAGGAGAAGCTCTCCCTGGCAGATCCTGAATCAACCAAAGCTGGCGGCATCAAGACGAAGCTTAAGGCGGCAAAGCTTGCCAACAAGTACGGGATCCCGATGATAGTAGTCAACGGGAAGATCGAGAACGTTATAAAGAGAATAGCAGAAGGAGATATAGAGGGCACCTTGTTCGCACCACATTCAAAATAA
- a CDS encoding aldo/keto reductase, giving the protein MQKRLLGRTGYEVSVVGFGGIPIQRVDKDTATAMLKEALNQGINFIDTARGYLVSEELIGEALKEIGRDRFILATKSMNRTYEGIKAELAISMKNLKTDYIDLYQFHNVRSFEDYERLMSEDGAYKYAIEAREKGLIKHMGISSHSADVLKTAVETDYFETIQFPYNAVERQGEDVFKRAKERNIGVIIMKPLAGGAISKGELAIRFILENPNVSVVIPGMDSVEQVVENAQPGKDGRGLSDEERAQVEREASELGTQFCRRCGYCAPCTVGIDIPTQFVLDSYYTRYNLQQWATDRYNAQAVSAADCIDCGMCETRCPYDLPIRDMLKKVASHY; this is encoded by the coding sequence ATGCAAAAAAGACTACTAGGTCGAACAGGCTATGAGGTTTCAGTCGTGGGCTTTGGAGGGATACCTATCCAAAGGGTTGACAAGGATACAGCAACTGCAATGCTCAAGGAGGCTCTTAACCAAGGTATAAATTTCATAGATACAGCAAGAGGATACCTTGTGAGCGAGGAGCTGATCGGAGAGGCTCTTAAGGAGATTGGGAGGGATAGATTCATCCTGGCAACAAAGTCAATGAACAGGACCTACGAGGGAATCAAGGCTGAGCTTGCAATCTCAATGAAGAACCTTAAGACTGACTACATAGATCTCTACCAGTTCCACAACGTCAGAAGCTTTGAGGACTATGAAAGGCTGATGTCGGAGGATGGTGCATATAAATACGCAATTGAAGCCAGGGAAAAGGGACTTATAAAGCATATGGGAATTAGCAGTCATAGTGCTGATGTACTTAAGACAGCTGTCGAGACCGACTATTTCGAGACTATCCAGTTCCCGTATAACGCCGTGGAAAGACAGGGAGAGGACGTCTTCAAAAGGGCGAAGGAGCGAAATATCGGAGTTATAATCATGAAGCCCTTAGCCGGTGGAGCCATAAGCAAGGGCGAGCTTGCAATAAGGTTTATTCTGGAGAATCCAAATGTTTCAGTCGTTATCCCCGGGATGGATTCAGTGGAGCAGGTCGTTGAGAACGCCCAGCCTGGAAAGGATGGCAGAGGCCTTTCAGATGAAGAGAGAGCCCAGGTGGAGAGGGAAGCCAGCGAGCTTGGAACACAGTTTTGCAGGCGCTGCGGATATTGTGCGCCCTGCACAGTAGGGATCGATATCCCGACTCAATTCGTCCTGGACAGCTATTACACGAGATACAACCTCCAGCAATGGGCAACCGACAGGTACAACGCTCAGGCTGTAAGCGCTGCAGACTGTATAGACTGCGGCATGTGCGAAACAAGATGTCCCTATGATCTGCCAATAAGAGATATGCTGAAAAAGGTAGCGAGCCACTATTAA
- a CDS encoding D-serine ammonia-lyase encodes MDLINELKLMREVMWSNPGYMGFKDYCDTIPVTEDDVRDAEARLKRFAPYISKVFPEVVDGIIESPISYIPNMREWLVEYSGGPVPGLLYLKRDDLLNIAGSIKARGGIYEVLKHAETLAIKGGLLSEEDDYSVLDSDPFREFFGRHTIQVGSTGNLGLSIGIMSACLGFKVIVHMSSDARAWKKAMLRSKGVTVVEYPYDYSIAVEEGRKNSDLDPLSHFVDDENSKDLFLGYAVGGVRVKAQLDSMGIVIDEEHPLAVYLPCGVGGGPGGVAYGLKLVYGDNVHCYFAEPTHSPCMLLGLATGKHDQIAVEDIGLDNKTEADGLAVGRPSSFVGRIMEHLLSGAFTIDDKRLFQYLKALYEREGIFIEPSATAGFSGPIFTRDQYKGKEPVQLVWATGGSLVPQEERKFFLNK; translated from the coding sequence ATGGATTTAATAAACGAACTTAAGCTTATGAGAGAGGTAATGTGGTCCAACCCTGGCTACATGGGCTTCAAGGATTACTGTGATACAATACCTGTAACCGAAGATGATGTAAGGGACGCCGAAGCACGTCTTAAGAGATTCGCGCCATATATCAGCAAGGTCTTTCCGGAGGTTGTGGACGGGATAATAGAATCCCCGATCTCATACATTCCAAATATGAGGGAGTGGCTGGTTGAATACTCAGGTGGCCCGGTTCCAGGTTTGCTGTATTTAAAACGTGACGATCTTCTTAATATCGCTGGTTCCATAAAAGCCCGTGGCGGGATATATGAGGTATTAAAGCATGCTGAGACCCTTGCCATAAAAGGAGGACTCCTTTCAGAGGAGGATGATTACTCAGTGCTTGACAGCGACCCGTTCAGAGAGTTCTTCGGCAGACATACGATCCAGGTAGGGAGCACAGGTAACCTGGGTCTTAGCATAGGAATAATGAGCGCATGTCTTGGCTTCAAGGTAATAGTACATATGTCGTCTGATGCCAGGGCTTGGAAGAAAGCCATGCTGAGAAGCAAGGGGGTCACTGTAGTCGAGTACCCCTATGATTACTCCATTGCAGTCGAAGAAGGAAGGAAGAACTCTGACCTCGACCCATTGAGCCATTTTGTCGACGATGAAAACTCAAAGGACCTGTTCCTGGGATATGCTGTGGGAGGCGTAAGGGTCAAAGCGCAGCTTGATTCCATGGGAATAGTCATAGACGAAGAGCATCCGTTAGCAGTATACCTGCCCTGCGGAGTTGGAGGAGGTCCGGGAGGTGTAGCTTATGGTCTTAAGCTTGTATATGGCGATAATGTCCACTGCTATTTTGCAGAGCCTACTCATTCGCCATGCATGCTGCTTGGACTTGCTACAGGCAAGCACGATCAAATAGCCGTTGAGGACATAGGTCTGGACAATAAGACTGAGGCTGACGGATTGGCTGTCGGAAGACCATCGTCATTTGTTGGAAGGATCATGGAACATCTTCTAAGCGGAGCATTTACCATTGACGACAAAAGGCTGTTTCAATATTTGAAGGCTCTGTACGAAAGAGAAGGAATATTCATTGAACCTTCTGCAACAGCAGGGTTCAGTGGTCCGATTTTTACAAGGGACCAGTACAAGGGCAAGGAGCCTGTCCAGTTGGTTTGGGCAACTGGGGGAAGTCTCGTGCCACAGGAGGAGAGAAAATTCTTTTTAAACAAATAA
- a CDS encoding ABC transporter ATP-binding protein, with protein sequence MLRINNVTMRFGGVVAVNSFDAHIDKGEIVGLIGPNGAGKTTVFNMVTGVYRPTEGTISYLPEGKEMDITGMRPDRIADIGICRTFQNIRLFKDLPVEDNVFIGSHLRLKSGVLSSIVRSSGYVKEEKTMMEKAHYLLEKVGLYDQRKEKAYSLAYGMQRRLEIARALATDPKLLLLDEPAAGMNPQETQDLMDFIRDIKDEFGLTIFLIEHHMEVVMGICDRIYVLDHGINIAEGNPADIQNNPKVIEAYLGVE encoded by the coding sequence ATGCTAAGAATCAATAATGTGACCATGAGATTCGGCGGCGTGGTTGCAGTAAACAGCTTCGACGCCCATATAGACAAGGGAGAGATAGTAGGACTGATTGGACCCAATGGTGCAGGAAAAACAACCGTTTTCAACATGGTCACAGGTGTTTACAGGCCTACTGAGGGGACGATTTCCTATCTTCCCGAAGGCAAGGAAATGGACATAACCGGTATGAGACCTGACAGGATAGCTGATATAGGCATATGCAGGACTTTTCAGAACATCAGACTTTTCAAGGACCTTCCCGTGGAGGACAACGTGTTTATTGGAAGCCACTTAAGGCTAAAAAGCGGTGTATTGTCATCTATCGTAAGATCCTCAGGCTATGTCAAGGAGGAGAAGACCATGATGGAGAAGGCACATTATCTTCTTGAAAAGGTTGGGCTCTATGACCAGAGGAAGGAAAAAGCATATTCTCTGGCGTATGGCATGCAGAGAAGGCTTGAGATAGCAAGAGCACTTGCCACAGACCCAAAGCTTCTGCTTCTTGATGAGCCGGCAGCGGGAATGAATCCTCAGGAGACTCAGGACCTTATGGACTTTATCAGGGACATAAAGGATGAATTCGGCCTGACCATATTCCTCATCGAGCACCACATGGAGGTCGTTATGGGGATATGCGACAGGATATATGTTCTTGACCATGGTATAAACATTGCTGAAGGAAACCCTGCGGATATCCAAAACAATCCGAAGGTAATAGAAGCTTATCTGGGGGTGGAGTGA
- a CDS encoding protease complex subunit PrcB family protein, which yields MRRKLLLSLVLIFALSLGSMTFAQLESKLEGHWARNEIDKTFMAYYFPYMAKNSFEGFEPNTGTTKQDFTLSLISLFRDRGYEVSGLGDPGILTRRDMASIIGSRLVETGFAIDGSHQLPFTDISSMSEAEKGYLSLLHQLGIVKGESNSVFNPIRRLSQVEAVVLVQRLDGVLKKQNEISFQVTNNEQSYDKQEEMATMIGEDKVTLIITKEFPTPGYSLEIEKIVRENELFRIHFRIDQPDPDMIYPQVITYQTLTVEIPKAELGEPPYNFVVEGFRITD from the coding sequence ATGAGACGAAAACTACTATTATCATTAGTTCTAATATTTGCTCTCTCGCTTGGGAGCATGACCTTTGCCCAACTGGAGAGCAAGCTTGAGGGGCATTGGGCCAGGAATGAAATCGATAAGACCTTCATGGCTTACTATTTTCCGTATATGGCAAAGAACAGCTTCGAAGGCTTCGAACCGAATACAGGAACCACCAAGCAGGATTTTACACTGTCACTTATATCCTTGTTCAGGGACAGGGGCTATGAGGTCTCAGGACTTGGCGACCCGGGTATCCTGACCAGAAGAGATATGGCCTCCATCATTGGCTCAAGGCTTGTCGAAACCGGCTTTGCAATTGATGGCAGCCACCAGCTTCCATTTACAGACATTAGCTCAATGAGTGAGGCAGAGAAGGGTTATCTGTCCCTGTTGCATCAGCTTGGGATAGTAAAGGGTGAAAGCAACTCTGTATTCAATCCCATCAGACGGCTTTCACAGGTAGAGGCGGTCGTCCTGGTTCAGAGACTGGATGGGGTACTGAAGAAGCAGAATGAGATATCCTTCCAGGTAACCAACAATGAACAAAGCTATGACAAACAGGAAGAAATGGCCACCATGATCGGAGAGGACAAGGTCACGTTAATAATAACCAAGGAATTTCCCACACCGGGATATTCTCTTGAGATAGAAAAGATCGTTAGAGAAAACGAACTGTTCAGGATCCACTTCAGGATCGATCAGCCTGACCCTGACATGATTTACCCCCAGGTCATAACCTATCAGACGCTGACTGTTGAAATTCCTAAGGCGGAGCTTGGAGAACCACCCTACAACTTTGTTGTCGAGGGGTTCAGAATTACCGACTAG
- a CDS encoding sigma-70 family RNA polymerase sigma factor produces the protein MVKEVEQLADEARSGKMESLEELIDRMYPLLSSCIRKGGWNPQEREDLLQEGRLRLMEALKEYDPEKGVPVLGFLSSRLRYLYLGMKRPQAVMSLNESYGEDEDEFLDLLESDIDILEDIIGDETIREVRKAVSSLPEVQQRVIVDLFYNGLSLSETASINGVAYRTVVNTRTAALKNLRNILGDVR, from the coding sequence ATGGTAAAAGAAGTAGAGCAGTTGGCAGATGAGGCAAGATCAGGAAAAATGGAGAGCCTGGAGGAGCTGATAGACAGGATGTACCCGCTGCTTTCATCCTGTATAAGAAAGGGCGGCTGGAATCCGCAGGAAAGAGAGGATCTGCTTCAGGAGGGAAGACTTAGACTGATGGAGGCACTAAAGGAGTACGATCCTGAAAAAGGAGTTCCTGTGCTTGGATTTTTAAGCTCAAGGCTAAGGTACCTTTATCTTGGTATGAAGCGACCACAGGCCGTAATGTCTCTAAATGAAAGCTATGGTGAGGATGAGGATGAGTTTCTGGATCTTTTGGAGTCGGATATTGACATCCTTGAGGATATAATTGGAGACGAAACCATAAGAGAAGTAAGAAAAGCGGTTTCATCCCTTCCGGAGGTCCAGCAAAGAGTCATAGTGGATCTTTTCTACAACGGCTTGTCTCTTTCAGAGACAGCGAGTATCAACGGCGTTGCCTACAGGACAGTCGTAAACACTCGTACAGCCGCGCTTAAAAATCTAAGGAATATATTGGGGGATGTAAGATGA
- a CDS encoding C-terminal binding protein: MSKVVLVGVPGMNDQEVEAIEKFIREEAPGVEYEFLGKPVLSDDKLVGKAAGADIIVTWNQQMSNELYSRLKLKAFCCASTGFDAADVPSATRHGVMVTNAKDYCVDEVSAHAVMLILTMARKLWHVAENAREDRWSVDGIGSVKRLSDSTVGIFAFGSIGRGVAEKLKGFGVRMISYDPYVENDEMDAYGVTKTGFHELLRESDYITIHAPLTEETSGIFSKEALAMMKPSAYIINTARGRIIDQEALYEALAEGRLAGAGLDVLWNEPPMEIDKKLFELKNVIITPHSAYYSDEAQEQQLRITARDVGRILRGERPINLRNQIDN; this comes from the coding sequence TTGAGTAAAGTAGTACTTGTAGGAGTTCCTGGAATGAATGACCAGGAGGTTGAAGCTATAGAGAAATTTATAAGAGAAGAGGCTCCGGGAGTGGAATACGAGTTCCTTGGAAAGCCTGTTTTGTCTGATGATAAGCTTGTGGGAAAAGCAGCAGGTGCTGATATAATAGTGACATGGAACCAACAGATGAGCAATGAGTTGTATTCAAGACTCAAGCTTAAGGCTTTTTGCTGTGCCAGCACGGGATTCGATGCTGCGGATGTACCCTCTGCAACCAGACACGGGGTAATGGTTACCAACGCGAAGGATTACTGTGTGGATGAAGTATCTGCTCACGCTGTGATGCTTATACTGACTATGGCAAGAAAGCTTTGGCATGTAGCTGAAAATGCCAGGGAGGACAGATGGTCGGTCGACGGGATAGGTAGTGTAAAAAGACTATCCGATTCCACCGTAGGAATATTTGCCTTTGGGTCTATAGGGCGTGGGGTGGCAGAAAAATTAAAGGGCTTTGGAGTAAGGATGATATCCTACGACCCTTATGTTGAAAATGATGAAATGGATGCTTACGGAGTGACAAAGACGGGTTTCCATGAGCTTTTACGGGAGTCTGATTATATTACTATCCACGCACCTCTAACTGAAGAAACCAGTGGGATATTCTCAAAGGAAGCACTTGCAATGATGAAGCCTTCAGCGTATATTATAAACACTGCCAGGGGAAGGATAATCGACCAGGAGGCACTTTACGAAGCATTGGCGGAAGGAAGACTTGCAGGAGCGGGATTGGACGTACTATGGAATGAACCGCCAATGGAGATTGATAAGAAGCTTTTCGAGCTTAAAAATGTAATAATAACACCGCACAGTGCTTATTATTCAGATGAGGCACAGGAGCAGCAGCTAAGAATAACTGCAAGAGATGTCGGAAGGATCCTGAGGGGCGAAAGACCGATTAACCTGAGGAATCAAATTGACAATTGA
- a CDS encoding aminotransferase class I/II-fold pyridoxal phosphate-dependent enzyme gives MKNPYIAKRYWKSASSELAKSADKASAAKDLINFTLGDPDVITDERVIRAAFEDALKGYTRYSESVGMKELREEISKYYLEEYGHEVKLEKLLITTSACQAMWLVMEAILDPGDEVIIPSPHFPPYPDQVKLAGGMPVFVELLEEEDYQLKVDRLDRSITERTKAIIINTPNNPIGSCLTKETLEKIGEVAKKHDLLIIADDIYTLYSYEAPFVPMSTLPGLEERTITIGSFSKDYAMTGWRIGYIKAESHFIETMKAINENNVYSAPSVSQRAAIHAIRMRKDIQPGLLEEFKKRSYYAWERLNRLNGVHVMEPKGTFYLFPNIKATGLSSAEVAERMLEEAHVAVVPGSAFGKSGEGYLRLAVTLSCEKMGEAFDRLEKMDIFK, from the coding sequence ATGAAGAATCCTTATATAGCAAAGAGATACTGGAAATCAGCCAGCAGCGAGCTGGCCAAAAGCGCGGACAAGGCAAGTGCAGCGAAGGATCTGATCAATTTTACCCTTGGCGATCCCGACGTTATCACTGATGAGAGGGTAATCAGGGCTGCCTTTGAAGATGCTCTCAAAGGGTACACAAGATACTCCGAATCTGTTGGGATGAAAGAGCTGCGTGAGGAAATATCGAAATACTACCTGGAGGAATATGGACACGAGGTCAAGCTTGAGAAGCTACTGATAACCACCAGTGCTTGTCAGGCGATGTGGCTTGTTATGGAGGCAATACTGGATCCCGGAGACGAGGTCATAATACCTAGTCCCCACTTCCCGCCATATCCCGATCAGGTGAAGCTTGCAGGCGGAATGCCGGTTTTTGTTGAGCTCCTTGAGGAAGAGGACTACCAGCTTAAGGTTGACAGGCTTGACAGGTCGATAACCGAAAGAACAAAGGCGATCATTATAAACACTCCGAACAATCCCATTGGCAGCTGTCTTACAAAGGAAACTCTCGAAAAAATCGGTGAGGTTGCGAAAAAGCACGACTTGTTGATAATAGCTGATGATATATATACTCTTTACAGCTATGAAGCACCCTTTGTCCCTATGTCGACTCTTCCAGGCCTTGAGGAAAGGACGATAACCATTGGAAGTTTCTCCAAGGATTACGCAATGACGGGCTGGAGAATTGGATACATCAAGGCTGAGAGCCACTTCATTGAAACCATGAAGGCAATTAATGAAAACAATGTATACTCTGCACCATCCGTATCCCAAAGGGCAGCTATACACGCTATCAGGATGAGAAAGGATATCCAGCCCGGTCTGTTAGAGGAATTCAAAAAAAGAAGCTACTACGCTTGGGAAAGGCTAAACAGGCTTAATGGTGTGCATGTGATGGAGCCTAAGGGTACCTTCTACCTGTTCCCTAATATTAAGGCTACAGGCCTGTCATCAGCAGAGGTTGCCGAAAGAATGCTTGAGGAGGCTCATGTTGCAGTGGTTCCGGGGAGCGCCTTCGGAAAGTCAGGGGAAGGGTATCTGAGACTGGCTGTGACCTTAAGCTGCGAGAAAATGGGTGAAGCCTTTGACAGACTGGAGAAGATGGATATATTTAAGTAA